The nucleotide window TCCGGCAGACTGGCCGTCAGGTGCGAGACGTGGCCGACCACGTCGAACCGCTCGATCCGCGCATCGACGACATTGCCGCCGATCTTGCCGACAAGACGCTCGCGCAACTGTGCATCGGCCGCATGTACTTCGATCGCCTCGGCGGGAATGACCAGATTGACCTTGGTCTTGCCGGGCACTGTGCCATTGGCGCGCCCCGACAGCATGCCGACAGGCGTGGACACGGCGGTGTTTTCCCCGTCGGCGCCCTGCACCTCGCCCTGAAAGATTGTGTTGCGGCCGATGAACTGAGCCACGAACGGCGTGTTCGGCCTTGTATAGAGCTGATGCGGCGGGCTGATCTGCTCGATGCGGCCCTGATTCATGACGACGATGCGGTCGGACAGCGCCAGTGCTTCCGACTGCGCGTGAGTGACGAAGATGAAGGTGATGCCCAGTGTCTTCTGTAGCAATTTCAATTCGTTCTGGATCGCCTTGCGCAGATTGGCGTCGAGCGCGCCGAGCGGCTCATCGAGCAACAGTATATCCGGCTCCACGACGAGGCCGCGTGCAAGCGCGATGCGCTGGCGCTGGCCACCCGACAACTTGTCCGGCTTGCGATCGGCGATATCTTCCAGACCGAGTGTCGCAAGGATGCGATCGACCTTGGCATCACGCTCCGCCCTTGCCAGGCCCTTGACCTCCAGACCGTAGCCGACATTGCGGCGCACGGTCATGTGCGGAAACAACGCATAACTCTGGAAGATCATCGAGGTCGGCCGCCCCTGCGGTGACACGTCGTTCATCCGCACGCCCTTGATCATCATGTCGCCGGAGGAAATCCCCTCGAAGCCTGCGATCATACGTAGCGTCGTCGTCTTGCCGCAGCCGGACGG belongs to Rhizobium indicum and includes:
- a CDS encoding ABC transporter ATP-binding protein, coding for MIYDLELRNVGKVYDNGTPAVIDFNLSVTKGEFIAFLGPSGCGKTTTLRMIAGFEGISSGDMMIKGVRMNDVSPQGRPTSMIFQSYALFPHMTVRRNVGYGLEVKGLARAERDAKVDRILATLGLEDIADRKPDKLSGGQRQRIALARGLVVEPDILLLDEPLGALDANLRKAIQNELKLLQKTLGITFIFVTHAQSEALALSDRIVVMNQGRIEQISPPHQLYTRPNTPFVAQFIGRNTIFQGEVQGADGENTAVSTPVGMLSGRANGTVPGKTKVNLVIPAEAIEVHAADAQLRERLVGKIGGNVVDARIERFDVVGHVSHLTASLPDGRSVALEAHIDKYQPEAFPVGSGVLLSWNPAEATVIPVH